A segment of the Denticeps clupeoides chromosome 2, fDenClu1.1, whole genome shotgun sequence genome:
AGAAAACAaaaatttgtttcttttcacaACTGAGGATGTGTGAAGACCACACGAACCTCCAGCCTTGCTTTCTTATCTGTTTCAGATAAGCAGCTGAGGAAAACATTACACTGCACGGCTCTGATGATCAAAATGTGGGTGGAGAGTTGTGGACGTGGTAAACAGATGATAGGAAGAGATGACTTTGATGTTCCagctttgttttattaatagatGCCCACCCACATCCTCCAGCAGatactcacatgcacacacccccCCTGGGGCCTTTACGCCCCGACACTCAGTCGGGCAGTTAAGTCTTTCTTGTGTCTGAGCGCGGGAGCAAGACGTCGGGGGGGACGGACAGAGCATGCCGGCGGAGGTGGGGAAGCACTGAGAGCGGCTGGGAGTGGTGGGGGAAAGAGGTAGAGAGATGGCGTGAGGAGAGCGCAGGGGTTTactcttcctccttctcctctccgTGTGTGATGACGTAGCAGATGTTCTTGTAGTCCACGTTGCCAGCCACGTCTGGGGGGAAGGCGGCCCACAGGTTGGTCATCTGCGGAGGAAAGATGCGTTACCACTTGCAATagtgaaaaaagaacattattactaatattattattattactaacaCAAATCTCACCTCCTCAGCGGTGAACCTGTCACACTGGGTGGTGAGCAGCTCATCCAGGCTGGATACGGAAACAACAGCATTTTCAGATGGGTCATACAGAGACCAATAATGGTATATAAAATGTGCAACACGTCATGACTTCATGCATTATTTGCACATGGACTCACTAGTAGTAGTGTGCTAATGTGAATATGGAAGGGCGTGTTAGGACGTTAGTAGGAAACTCACAATTCCTTCTTGATGGTGCCAGTGCCCTCAGGGTCCAGGACCTTGAAAGCGCTCACAATGACGTCCTCGGGATCAGCACCTGAGGGAGggacaggttttttttgtaacattttctttcttaaaaGGCCATCTGAGAAAAAGGTTGACAGGAACAGAAGGTAGGCAGGAGGTGAGCTGACCCTTCAGCTTCTCGCCGAACATGGTGAGGAAGACGGTGAAGTTGATGGGGCCGCTGGCCTCCTTCACCATGGCCTCCAGCTCCTCATTCTTCACGTTCAGTTGACCCATGGTGGCCAAGACATCCCTCAGGTCGTCCTTGCTGATGATGCCGTCCCTGTTCTGGTCAATGATTGTGAAAGCCTGAACAAAAGAGAGGGTTCTGTCAATTGATGATTGAAAGAATGAACTGTTCGAAAAGACAAATTAAAGGTGACATCCTAGAAAACATTAGTTAATCTTTCAACATGAACTTTCAATCCATTTCCCAACTCGAGTCTTTCGGTCAATCACTAAGACCCTTGGAAACCAGAGAAGGCATCTGAGCTGGGAGAGACTCTTGGCAGCTGCTGGCCATTTGTCTTTCCTAAGGCATTAAAAGTGTCTTGGCATGTTCGCCAAGACAGTTAAGGTGACCGTACTGatgcctttttttctccagtgtCACCGTCAGGATTTCTCTACAGTCCCAATTCATTATGACACATTATAACCCTAATCTTGGTCGAAGAAAATTATTCTGCTAGGCTTCTGTAGACAGTGACTATATCTAGCAGTATAGTTCCTGGGTACATTTCTAACATAACATGATCTGGATCTGAGGATCTTAATGATCTTCATGTGTGGTACGCCCCACCAGCTGTTGAGCAACACATTCCTGAGGGGTCATCAGCAGCCAGGGGACAACTGAACCCATCACGGTTAGGTGAGAGGGCTTTCATCAGCAGTTTTGTGATTAATTACGGCCCAAAACCATTTTACCCCATAAAAGGTGTCATGGGTTCACTTGGTGAACCTGCGTTTTTGGCTAAGCTGTTGCGCTCAAATTTGTGGCTTTAGGAGATTTGATGAAAATAGTGTGATTCTTGTGAAGCATCAAACCTCTTTGTACTCCTGGATCTGGCTCTGCTCGAACATGGAGAAGACATTTGAAGAGCCTCCCTCGGTCTGCTGCCTCCTCTTGGCCTTCTTGGGTgcctgaggaagtgcagagaaAGATAGAGATGCCGGTTAAACATGAGACTAAACAATGGAAGGTTCTCCTGATAACCTGAGGACAACAGATGAGggaccatctggtggacactaTTAAACAGCCCAGTGAGGTTGGCTCAAATGAATGAACTAATATCTCCAGTAAAGCTCTCTAGTAAATTGCTTAAgtggcagtctgaagtctctcctGGATGAGACACCACTGTCTCATCCAGGAACATGCTCTGTTTGAAACTCTTCCTCTCATGTCAGCTCAAAACGATATTTAGCTCATTTTCCTCCAGGCCTGTCTTTGTCTTCACGGCAAATTTTTGGAAAGGACACTCACCATCTCTTAGGGTTACGTGGAGTTAGGGGTTGGTCAGGAGAGAAGAAGCCTACGCCAAGTCGAGGTGACTGACATGGGAGAGGAGGTCCCCTGGGTCCTTATATACCAGCCTAGTTGGCTAACTATAGGCACACCGTCAGGTTTGGCGGGGAAAGtaagagagaggagaaagaggaggCTGCTGGCGGTGTCACCTTTCACTCATCCAAAAATAGGGCCGGAGCGCCTTGGAATGAGACAAATTCAGTCCTGACGTTTGACCATGAGTTTGGTGTTCCTCATGGACTAATATGGAGAAGGTGATGACATTTCAGCCAGGAGCTCCAAGCAACACAACCATCTCACTCATCCCACCCCCCATTCTGAGGCTCCAATTTCTTGGGGAACCTTGACAAATTCAGAACCGTTCTTCAACCCCTGATCTCCAAAACGATATTTTGATGAACACCATGCTGGAATGCAACTGGTCCAGTGACGCCAAGCCTCAATGCAAACAGCAGCTTTCGAGATGCTGCTTCCAGGAAACACGGTACACTTCTGATCGGCCGGTGGCATGGATCTGTGTCATGACATTCACAGAGCAAGCGTGGCATGGATCTGTGTCATGACATACACATaaacagaaagttgaagatggCTCAAGTGGCTCAACTTCAACACTTGTGCGTTAAAACAGCTGAGGTGAACAAAGGCATTAACCTGAGTTTTGAACAAACTGGGGCAAAAGTACAGAAAAAATGGCCAGCAGCTAATACTAACTAATACTACTAACTAATACCactagggtagtagtagcctagggggtaacacactcgcttatgaaccagaagtcccaggttccaatccctaagttgatccaggggggggactgtccctgtcactactgattgtaagtcactctggataaggtaaatgTACTAACAATGTTCATTATAATGTCTACATGTACACAAAAGTTCACTGACAtaattaaattgtaatattaAGATGGTCTGATGACTTGACGAAACAAAGACCTTTTCCGACCTTCTGCCTCTAATTTTGGGTAGTATGCAGAAGACGCCGAGTTTAGTTCCAGCCACGGGGACCCCAGCACACGCACCCAACTCCATATATGAGCCCCATAGGCTACCATTCATCATGGCCTGTACATGGTGCATATGTATTAAGTGTGGGGTCGTGGGAACCGATACCCTCTCCGTTACGGACCCCTGTTGAAGGGCTCCGTGTGAGAACATGTAAATATGACATTGTACAGAACATTGTAATGAGGACGTGTgccacatacatatacatacatacacacacacacacacacacacacagttattccCTAAAGAGGTGTGTACACGGAAAGGCTTTCTGGAGGGGTGAAAAGCGACAGCTGGAGAGTCCGAAATAGCGCTCCCTTCGACAACTGTTGTAATCTTTTTCTCAAACTTCAACTTTCTATGAAGCCTTTCCTTCCTCCTCTTTTATCTGTCTGGCCAACGAGATCGTTTCCTTTTTCCTGTCACCGTCTGACCCGATCCGTCCGTCACTGGTCTGAGCAGCTCCGGTTTTTAGGGCTTGATGAGTTGCGCTCAGTAATTACACTGTAAACTTGATGTTGCATATCAGGCATTTATGACTCGACTCAACAAGCAATAAATTCAAGTCCCGGTTTGGAGTGTGTCCTCCTGTAATTACACAGACGAGTTGAAAACACGTTCACGATCCCGCTGGTTTTGGGAGTATTCGCGCCAACTTCCCGCCAAGTCAATACAGGAGAAACGGGAAGTTCAATATTTAAGGTATTTCGCAAtgctttaaatcatttttaaaacattataaacagGGTTAACATGAGAGAGTTTGAATAAGAGAATAATTACACCCAAGCCATTAATTAGTGCATCAAATCAAAAGAGACCAAAAAACATTCGTTTTTTTGAGTGGAATTTAATGTGAACATAGTTTGTGGTTTATGGGGATCGAtgctattaaaaaatatatagtatatatatatatatatgtgtgtgcttaTCAAAACTATATTATACTGTATGGACATCATTTTGGCACATTTTAGTTTCTAAAAACAAAAGAGTGgtatttaaaacatgttttatagaACTGCTTGTATAGATAATCGTGCATATTGCTATTTATATGGTAAATATGCTGTAATCTTTTATGTCAATAAGATTCTGTGAACTTTGCCATTAAACTGTGTGTCATGGCACGTGATAAAACGACCAAATTGTGAACCCTGGCACAAATATTTGAATTCAACACTTGCACCGGGACAGATGGGACATTGGAGGATTTACCCAAAATGCACTGTTCCCCGCACATTGTCACCGCTGTTTTAAAAGAGCAGGCAAAcgaattttgtaaaaaaattaaaacctaatGCACATACGGCCCTGATGTCCCTTCACTGGCAATCATGCAGCAGAACTGCCGGTCATCCCAAATCAATTAAGTCTCCCTCCTGCACAGCGTAGCCCTGTCTCCTCTGCAGCCAATCAGCCATCAGTTCTTTCACCTCCTGCCCAAAGTACTCATGCAGCTGCTTAAAGTCGTCCATCGGCTCAGGCCGCGCCCCCTGAGGAGGAGCTGCTCCATCGGGCAAGGCGTGGTTGCTTAATCTGGGCCGGATTCTGGGTGATCTTCGGCTTGGCGGTCTGTTGGAGCGGGCGGAGACTCGCGCGGAGCTGGACGCCGCGGGCAGCGTCGCAGTTGCTGCGAGGTTCTGGCTGTAGAACACAGACGAGGGGTTGACCGAGCGCGAGTGGGCCATggcctctgacctctgacccaccGGCTGGATAGGGTCGGCCCCCAACGCTCTGGCAGCCTCTGCGGACGGAATTAAAGCCGGAACATTAATTTCTTTGAAATAAAACGGGTGATTTCGAAACGGTTTTCCCCTCACCCTGATACTTCTCCTGCAGGTCTTTGACCAGGAGGGCCAGGTATCGGTGGTTGGCGCGCAGCAGGGCTTTGATCCAGCTCTCCTGGCCTGGCTGGTCTTCGGCGGCGAACTTGTAAGTGCGCAGCCCGGGCTGGCTGAACACCAGCGAGAAGGCGAAGTTCTCCTCCGACTCGCACAGCTGCACCGTGCAGCCCTCCAGCACGATCACCCCCAGAACCTCGCCGTCGCCGGGACGCTCCTTGTAGAACAGCAGGTTCCCTTTGAGGACGCACCAGCGCTTCTGATAGGAGGTGTTCACCTCGCCCTGGATCAGACAAGGacatagtagcctagtaggtaacacactcgcctgtgagccagaagacccaggttcaaaccccgcttactaccattgtgtccctgagcaagacacttaactctgagtgtctccagggggggactgtccctgtaactactgactgtaagtcgctctgaataagcgggcctggtaaatgccgtaaatgtaacagtGTCAGTCACATCCTATCACAGTTCCTCTAAACTTTAGTCAAATTGCACAGGCGATCGCAACaggcatgaaaaaaaagatcattcatGGATGGGCTCGTTGAGAccgtttttgccattttaacaaTTTCGGTGCCGTTTTCAGCAACATATAGGGTACTATCACCATCCACAGGACACAGACGTCTTGGTGTGACGTCACCGTCACCCTCTGATTATGTGTCCCGGCggggacccgtaatcggaaggttgccggttcgaatccatgCTGGGACAGGATAAAtgcatgtgctgtactgtggtgtgtcacatgtgacaactaatgcCTTTCGCTTTAAAAAGAACACCAGATATGGAGAGATCATTCTTGATCACTGTGCACCAAAAGCACAATTCTGTGCCATTTGCCCCAAAGCGAACTCGGGGCGCATTTGCAGATGTTTTAATGGAGCCTGGCGCCAGCGATATTTACTCCTCCACAGTACCTTCTTGTACAGGTATCCCAGTTTATCCACAGGTGAGCTGCACGACAGGTAGTGGCTCAGGATCTTCTCATGGAGCTTCATCCCGCATCCAGGCCGCTTCCTAAAGCGGCGGAGTCCAATGAAGTTCCTCTCAAGCAGAACAGCCGCGAGTTTGCTCAGTGAATcctcattaataattaatagaACTCCTAATCCGGCCGGTTGGACGGACGGGAAGCCCTTAAAGAAATCTCTCtcgggaaaaataaaaaaaagcgcCTACTAATAAAAACGATGAAGGAGTTTACCCGTGATGCTCCGCTGCTGAACGCGTCTCTGTCCTCCAGCGAAGTGAAGCGAAACTAGAGAAAAACCAGCGAGTCGAACGAAAGCAACTTTTCGAAAACGCGACCCGTTCGGGGAGGCGTCGCCCCGCGCACTTCCGGGTACCAAAGGTGCGCGCATCGCCCACGTCACGGCGCCGTGATGGAGAAAGAATTAATACCAATCAGATTAAAAACGAGGGCGGAAATCTGCGCGGGTGGAGCGGGGAGGTGTTGAGGTGACCTCTGGTGACCCCTGACGCCACGATCTCCTCAGCACCACGGAGAAGATGATTTCCCGCGCACTTCCGGGTACCAAAGGTGCGCGCATCGCCCACGTCACGGCGCCGTGACTGAGAAAGAATTAATACCAATCAGATTAAAAACGAGGGCGGAGATCTGCGCGGGTGGAGCGGGGAGGTGTTGAGGTGACCTCTGGTGACCCCTGACGCCATAATCTCCTCAGCACCACGGAGAAGATGgattaggggtggtagtagcctagtgggtaacacactcgcctgtgaaccagaagacccagattcaaaccccacttactaccatcgtgtccctgagcaagacacttaaccctgagtgtctccagggggggggactgtccctgtaactactgattgtaagtcgctctggtatataagggcgcctggtaaatgccgtaaatgtagaagATTGTTTCCCACCCGACAGAACCTCTGTCTGGAACCACAGAAGAACATTTACCAACagtttcactttctcctgctctgAATAAACAAGTCACATGCGGGTGcgacgttttattttttcccctattGCACAATCAGCAGAAGCCGGTCTGACCGCATTTCTTTTCTCGCGCTGATGCAAGATGGACTCAGACAGGTCAGACAGAAGAATGGTGAAAGAGTTTATTACCATCTTCAGAGCAACTTGTGCAGTCAAAAGTTCATACAGAACATCAAGAcatgttttaaaggtcccctgacatgaaaatatatatatattatatatttgcttttgtatcggtcttgttggtcccctaattctgtatctgacgtctcttgtctgaaattcagccgtggtgcagaattacagccactttcatccagtcccacgatgagatTCCCCAGGACAtatcggtgtctgtagctttaaatgctaatgaggagaagagaggcgggacgaggaggagaggggcCATTCGGAGAACTGATGTCAACACCATCCACAAACCACAGTCGGtgccacagacaggaagtcgtgtcgccgttttttcagaagaaataaaatgaacccgctggttcttcacaGTCTCGTGTGacgaaacttaaaaaaaaatacatctgtgcattttttacatCCGATCGCCGAACATCTGCAAAGTTTTTTGGGGAGGAGCGGTGGGAAATTctcatgagaaacgggaggtgacctttccaGAATTCCACATCCGACCGTCCGAAGGAGAATGTCATCTTTACACCGATCGCCAcatctagccactgcagggccaCAGACAGGCTCGGGGTCCTCGTATTAACGTTTAaccatctcacaaagtcacatctTCTTAATAGGGGACCCTTAAAAAAATGTCCTCCCCTCTTCTAAAGCACAGGTGCCCGGTCGGCGGGCGTGG
Coding sequences within it:
- the LOC114776409 gene encoding sesquipedalian-1-like, whose protein sequence is MKLHEKILSHYLSCSSPVDKLGYLYKKGEVNTSYQKRWCVLKGNLLFYKERPGDGEVLGVIVLEGCTVQLCESEENFAFSLVFSQPGLRTYKFAAEDQPGQESWIKALLRANHRYLALLVKDLQEKYQEAARALGADPIQPVGQRSEAMAHSRSVNPSSVFYSQNLAATATLPAASSSARVSARSNRPPSRRSPRIRPRLSNHALPDGAAPPQGARPEPMDDFKQLHEYFGQEVKELMADWLQRRQGYAVQEGDLIDLG
- the mylpfb gene encoding myosin regulatory light chain 2, skeletal muscle is translated as MAPKKAKRRQQTEGGSSNVFSMFEQSQIQEYKEAFTIIDQNRDGIISKDDLRDVLATMGQLNVKNEELEAMVKEASGPINFTVFLTMFGEKLKGADPEDVIVSAFKVLDPEGTGTIKKEFLDELLTTQCDRFTAEEMTNLWAAFPPDVAGNVDYKNICYVITHGEEKEEE